Proteins encoded within one genomic window of Nilaparvata lugens isolate BPH chromosome 11, ASM1435652v1, whole genome shotgun sequence:
- the LOC111063093 gene encoding putative glutamate synthase [NADPH] → MSFLESWQKRQMGPTNVPPLLAKDKNVIIIGGGDTGCDCIATSLRQGAKSITTFEILPEPPEKRSRDNPWPQYPRVFKVDYGHEEVKLKFGNDPRQFNTLSKEFLSDGNGNVAGIRTALVKWTKDDTGRWKMDEVPDSEKVYKCDLVLLAMGFLGPERDIASELDLNLDPRSNYQTPTGKYATSVPKVFAAGDCRRGQSLVVWAISEGRQAAREVDAFLMGETTLPGPGGVITTLTQKG, encoded by the exons ATGAGCTTCCTGGAGTCGTGGCAGAAGCGACAGATGGGTCCCACCAATGTGCCGCCCCTCCTCGCCAAGGACAAGAATGTTATCATTATTGGGGGCGGTGACACCGGATGCGACTGTATTGCCACTTCTCTCAGACAG GGCGCAAAGAGCATTACGACGTTCGAAATCCTGCCTGAGCCGCCTGAGAAGAGGAGCCGCGACAACCCTTGGCCGCAGTACCCGCGTGTCTTCAAGGTCGACTACGGCCACGAGGAAGTCAAGCTCAAGTTCGGAAACGACCCCAGGCAGTTCAACACTCTCAGCAAG GAATTCCTGAGCGATGGTAATGGAAATGTTGCTGGAATCAGAACAGCTCTGGTGAAGTGGACAAAAGACGACACCGGAAGGTGGAAGATGGATGAGGTTCCTGACTCTGAAAAG GTGTACAAATGTGACCTGGTGCTGCTGGCGATGGGCTTCCTCGGCCCGGAGAGAGACATTGCCTCCGAGTTGGACCTGAACTTGGACCCCAGATCCAACTACCAGACGCCCACTGGCAAATACGCCACGTCTGTGCCAAAAGTATTCGCTGCCGGAG ATTGTCGCCGAGGCCAGAGCCTGGTGGTGTGGGCGATCTCGGAGGGCAGACAGGCGGCGCGGGAGGTGGATGCCTTCCTGATGGGGGAGACGACGCTGCCCGGGCCGGGAGGGGTCATCACCACGCTCACCCAGAAGGGCTGA